The Fibrobacter sp. UWR4 DNA window TTTCCATGAATTCGGCGTTGTGGTAGATCATCTGGCCTGGGGCCGGGTGGAGCTGTTTTTTCTTTGCCATAATTCACTTCCTTTTCAAAATTTGTATGAAACTTCGATTTTTATCATAATATATGCTCTAAAATCGGAATATGATGCAAATTTTTTTGCAGAATCCTCCTACTTGGAATAAAATCTTTATATTTGAGCTATGCTCGTAAAAATTTGGACAGACAGTTTTATTATCACTGGCGAAATCGACACCCTTCGTGACGAACGCCTGACGGACTATATTCGCGAAAACAAGGATTTTATCGCGGTGACCCAGGTACGTGTTAGTGACCGTAGCGAAAAGGATTTGTTCCGCACACACTTCCTCAATGTGAGCACTAGCCACATCGAGATCATTCTCCCGGCTGAATAAAGTCCGCTCGAGTAGAACGTTATAAAAAAGCCGCCCGTTTCCGTGGCGGCTAAAATTGTTGGTGTTCGCCGATGCTTTAGAAATCCATTGCGATTTTCTTGATTAGGAACTTTCTTGTTTCGTCATCAACTTTCTTAGGATCGTATTCCTTGCCGAGAAGACCTGCGTAAATGCTGAAGGGGCTTGCGGTGCCGCCTTGATCGTTGCACTTTGCCTTCACGAGGATGGTCTTGCCCTGAATCTGTAGATCCAGAATATGTTCGTTCAGGTTGATTTCCTGGCCGCGGTGGTTGAGTACTACGGGAAGGTTCTTGACGCTGAACTGCTCGCGAATGTTCTGTGCCTGAGCGTCATCCATGTCGTCGGCGGTATAGCTGTAGACCATGGCCTTGGGGAAGTGTTTGGAAAGCTTGTCGGTCAAAGGCTCGATGTTCACGATTTCCATGCCGCGGGGGAAGGGGGCGGAAAGTTTCTTCATGGTTTCCGGCAGGCCTTCCTTGGAAATATCCAGAGGCTTCAGAAGTTCCACGCTGATGATTTCGCAGTAGGTTTCAAGACCCAGGGGCAATGCGCCCATGTTCACGATGCGGGGCTTGGGGCTGAAGCCTTCGCTGAACTTGATGGGAATGCCTGCGCAGAGGAAGGTACGTTCGAAGAAGCTCAGCATGTTGTGATGGGGCAGGAAACGGCTGAGGCCAGTTTTCTTGAAGGTGATCTTGTAGCTGAAACAGTCCTTCTGCTTCGGACGACGTTCTGCCACCAACTTCTTGATTTCTTCGGGAGTGCGGCTAGGTGCCTTGTGGCGCACCGGGTCGTTTGCCAAATGGATTTCTGCACCGAAGCCCGGAATGCCGCACTTCTGGCAATCGCCCCACTTGCAGTTGGGAACGGGTGCGGAGTCTTCCTTGAAGGCCTTTTCCCATTCACGACGGAGGTACTGCTTGGTAGTGCCTGCGTGAATGAAGTCCCAGGGGAACACTTCATCCTTTTCGCGGGTGCGGTACACCCAGCTGGTGTCGTAGCCACATTCTTCCCAGACCTGAAGCCACTTGTCGTAATCGAATCGGTAGGCGTCGCTTTCGAAGGTAAGACCTTTCTTGTAGGCTTCGTAAATCACGGGAGCCAGGCGACGATCGCCGCGGCTGTAAACCGCTTCCAAATGGCTCATTTCCCAGCCGGCCCAGTTCACCTTCACGTTGGGGTGCTTGAAGAATCTTTCGCGGACAAAGCGGATGTGCTTGAGGGCGGTTTCCTTGTCCATGAAGGGTGCCCACTGGAGGCCAGTAAAGGACTTGGGAATGAGGATGCCCATGGAAACGGCGATCTGGCAACCACGCAGGTACTTGCGGCCAATCTTCACCAGGTTTTCGATGAGTCCGCAGAAGGCTTCCATGTCTTCCAGGTTTTCAGTGGGGAAGCCGATCATGGTGTACAGCTTGATCTTGTTGAAACCGCTACTGAAAGCGTGTTCTGCAGCGTTGTACATGTCCTGGTCGCTGATGGTCTTGTTGATCATCTTGCGGATTCGTTCAGAACCTGTTTCGGGAGCGAAGGTGGCGCTGCGGCCGCCCTTCAATGCGGAAATCTTCTGAGCCAGAGTTTCGCCGAAGGCGTTCACGCGGATGGAGGGGAGGCTTACGTCCACGGTGTCGAAGAACGGGTCGTCGATGATGGAGTCGGTAAGGCCTTCCACCGGCTTGTAGTCTGCGGTAGAAAGGGAAAGCAAACCGAGCTCGCGCTCGCCTGTGGCCTGGATGCCTTCCTTGGCGATTTCAAGAACGTCATCTGGATCTAATTCACGGCAGGGACGGTACCAGATACCAGCCTGGCAGAAACGGCAACCCTGGGCGCAACCGCGCATGACTTCCACGCTGAAACGGTTATGGACCAGCTGCATGTTTGCAATGAGGTTCTTGATGGGATAGTTCTTGCGGTCCATGACGGGAATGAACTGGCGGCGCACACCATTGGTCTTTTCGTAGGGACCTGCGGCAGGGGCTGCGGGAACCACGTCGCCGAATTCATTGATGACTGTCGGGGTAAGGCTTGGAATGTAGACGCCGTCAATCCTGGACAGGTTTTCTAGAATCTGCTTGCGGGGGAGTCTTGCCTTGCGGCCCTCGCCAACGCAGCGCAGGAACTTCACGATTATGTCTTCGCCGTCGCCGATCATGAAGGCGTCAAAGAAGTCCGCCACCGGTTCCGGGTTTGCCATGGCGGGGCCTCCGGCCACCACGATAGGGTCGTCTTCCTTACGGTCCTTGCTCCACACGGCAACGCGGGCCAGGTCCAGAACGTAGGGGACGTTGGTAAAGTTCAATTCAGTCTGGAGGGTCATGCCCAGGACTTCAAAATCTCGAACGGGAGTGTAGCTGGCATAGCTGTAAAGAGGAATGTCGTACTTCTCCATTTCCTTCGCCATGTCTTCCCAGGGAGCGAAGCTCACTTCGCAAAGCAGGTCCGGCTCCTTGTTGATCACATGGTACAGAATGCGGATGCCGTTGTTGCTCATGCCGATTTCGTACTTGTCGGGGAACACGAAGGCCATGCGGCAAAGCATCTGGCTGTGATCTTTGACCACGCTGTTGGCTTCACCACCCATGTATCGGGCGGGGGATTCAACGGCAGGGAGGGCGAGGGCAATCTTGTCGAGAATAGTCATAGGCCTAAATTTAGAATATCAAACGGAAAGAGCCTATGCCACGAAAGTTATAAATAAGTAAATTAGGGAGCATGACTATGATTACCTATATCGTTTGGCTCATCGCCTTTGTGGCTGGTGTGGCAGCCGCGTTCATTGCTCCTGAGGCTTCTGTTCCTCTTGCTGCAAAGTTTGTCTTTTTGGGTGCCTGGGGTGCGGTCCTGGGATTTGTCCTCTACACGATCTGCAAGAAAACGATCGAAAGTACGGAAAACGATTTTAATGAAAATCTCATGCATCTGAAGGAAAATAAAATGGAATTTTCTTCGGGTATTTCCAGGGATGAGGATCTTAATCGTCAGGAAGAGGAAGATTTGATTCCTGAACCGAAATTGGAATTACCGAAGGGCGCTGTTTCTGCAAAGGAGGCCCTGGAACAGATGGAAACGGCTGCGTTCTCCGTTGGAATTCCTCTGGAGCCATGGAAGGCTTTTTCACGATCAATCCTTAAGAATCGTCCTTTCAAGGAAGTGATTAAACCTCTCCAGGAATTGCTACCCCAGTTGTTCCCCAAGGCTTCGGGCGTCCTCTACATGTATAAGGGTGCTCAGACGGATCTCCACAAGCTTCTTTCTTTTGGGGATCAGGTCATTAGTGATGATGTTATCCACCCGGGTGAATGCGCCAGTTTTGATGCTGGGGATATTGTCGTTACGGATTATTCCAAGACTAACCTGACAGGGGGCTGCACCCATCTGCATCATCATCCCAAAGGCATTGCATTCTGTGCGCCTATTGAAGGCCTGGAAGAACATTTCGGTATTCTTACCATGCAGACGG harbors:
- a CDS encoding TIGR03960 family B12-binding radical SAM protein, which gives rise to MTILDKIALALPAVESPARYMGGEANSVVKDHSQMLCRMAFVFPDKYEIGMSNNGIRILYHVINKEPDLLCEVSFAPWEDMAKEMEKYDIPLYSYASYTPVRDFEVLGMTLQTELNFTNVPYVLDLARVAVWSKDRKEDDPIVVAGGPAMANPEPVADFFDAFMIGDGEDIIVKFLRCVGEGRKARLPRKQILENLSRIDGVYIPSLTPTVINEFGDVVPAAPAAGPYEKTNGVRRQFIPVMDRKNYPIKNLIANMQLVHNRFSVEVMRGCAQGCRFCQAGIWYRPCRELDPDDVLEIAKEGIQATGERELGLLSLSTADYKPVEGLTDSIIDDPFFDTVDVSLPSIRVNAFGETLAQKISALKGGRSATFAPETGSERIRKMINKTISDQDMYNAAEHAFSSGFNKIKLYTMIGFPTENLEDMEAFCGLIENLVKIGRKYLRGCQIAVSMGILIPKSFTGLQWAPFMDKETALKHIRFVRERFFKHPNVKVNWAGWEMSHLEAVYSRGDRRLAPVIYEAYKKGLTFESDAYRFDYDKWLQVWEECGYDTSWVYRTREKDEVFPWDFIHAGTTKQYLRREWEKAFKEDSAPVPNCKWGDCQKCGIPGFGAEIHLANDPVRHKAPSRTPEEIKKLVAERRPKQKDCFSYKITFKKTGLSRFLPHHNMLSFFERTFLCAGIPIKFSEGFSPKPRIVNMGALPLGLETYCEIISVELLKPLDISKEGLPETMKKLSAPFPRGMEIVNIEPLTDKLSKHFPKAMVYSYTADDMDDAQAQNIREQFSVKNLPVVLNHRGQEINLNEHILDLQIQGKTILVKAKCNDQGGTASPFSIYAGLLGKEYDPKKVDDETRKFLIKKIAMDF
- a CDS encoding GGDEF domain-containing protein → MTMITYIVWLIAFVAGVAAAFIAPEASVPLAAKFVFLGAWGAVLGFVLYTICKKTIESTENDFNENLMHLKENKMEFSSGISRDEDLNRQEEEDLIPEPKLELPKGAVSAKEALEQMETAAFSVGIPLEPWKAFSRSILKNRPFKEVIKPLQELLPQLFPKASGVLYMYKGAQTDLHKLLSFGDQVISDDVIHPGECASFDAGDIVVTDYSKTNLTGGCTHLHHHPKGIAFCAPIEGLEEHFGILTMQTDVLPDQESVEDWHAKLSALTTAFGLYVANQNLNVRFEQHSIRDNLTGLFNRRYMEESLQREVTAAIRHKTPIGLIMIYPDMINEIQKNRGHHAVEQLLWELGQRLPGYIRSEDIPCRYEGEVFCVILPGADLQITRQRAEKIRNEISQLQIAYGDGILSSTLSVGVSVMPAHANDAASLLYAAQASMQYAVQAGSNRVILADVLAQR